One Ammoniphilus sp. CFH 90114 genomic region harbors:
- a CDS encoding glycoside hydrolase family 18 protein: MRKSIIYLFLLLFALQGVLPSARAISDPFEYRIIGYYPSWAVYNRKFQIADIKILDKLTHLNYAFAKIKGGKVTLADPWADVRMGVGDKPSCWDVNLPDQQCRNGNYFELLKLKEVYPELKIMISIGGASVEQTQEFAKLAQTEEGRKGFAASVVTFLRHWQFDGVDIDWEFPSSDEEKVHFTMLMKELRKQLDTQKADYLLTASIGPGISHALYIDGKAVSDFVDFFNMMAYDYNGAQFSSITGHIAPLYYDKRAPKADSHYIDRVVNEYLDGGIPKHKLVLGIPLYGRSYGGVGMDKNGEYQLFNSLETPKGTWDQYKDYTGIFDYTDIKERFLQKLKYNQYWSEGAKAAYAYHPGTKIFISYENAESIFYKAEYIKSNQLGGAVFWELSADREGDLVKEMVKHLDQSKE, translated from the coding sequence ATGCGTAAATCTATTATATACCTATTTCTCCTTCTTTTTGCTTTGCAAGGAGTTTTGCCCTCCGCAAGAGCCATCTCTGATCCTTTTGAGTATAGGATTATTGGTTATTACCCCTCATGGGCAGTATATAATAGAAAGTTTCAGATAGCTGATATAAAGATTCTTGATAAACTCACACATTTAAACTATGCCTTTGCCAAGATAAAAGGAGGAAAAGTGACTCTGGCTGATCCTTGGGCAGATGTTAGAATGGGGGTTGGAGATAAACCCAGCTGCTGGGATGTTAATCTGCCAGATCAACAATGTCGCAACGGCAATTATTTTGAATTACTAAAGCTTAAAGAAGTCTATCCTGAACTTAAAATCATGATATCGATTGGGGGTGCAAGTGTCGAGCAAACACAAGAGTTTGCTAAGCTAGCCCAAACAGAGGAAGGCAGAAAAGGATTTGCAGCAAGTGTAGTTACATTTCTAAGGCATTGGCAGTTTGATGGAGTGGACATTGATTGGGAGTTTCCGAGCTCCGATGAGGAAAAAGTCCATTTTACCATGCTGATGAAGGAGCTCCGAAAACAATTGGATACGCAAAAGGCAGACTACCTATTAACTGCTTCGATCGGACCAGGAATCTCGCATGCCCTTTATATCGATGGAAAGGCCGTGAGTGATTTTGTCGACTTTTTTAATATGATGGCATACGACTACAATGGAGCGCAATTCTCATCTATAACGGGACACATTGCACCTCTGTACTATGATAAGCGGGCACCTAAGGCGGACTCTCATTATATTGACCGTGTGGTAAATGAATATTTGGATGGAGGAATACCAAAACATAAACTTGTACTTGGTATACCGTTGTATGGTCGGAGCTATGGTGGAGTGGGCATGGATAAGAATGGAGAGTATCAACTATTTAATTCTTTGGAGACGCCAAAGGGGACTTGGGACCAATACAAGGATTATACTGGTATCTTTGATTATACGGATATTAAGGAACGTTTCTTGCAAAAGTTAAAGTACAACCAATATTGGAGTGAAGGAGCAAAAGCGGCGTACGCTTATCATCCAGGAACGAAAATATTTATCAGTTACGAGAATGCGGAGTCTATATTTTATAAGGCAGAGTATATCAAATCCAATCAATTAGGTGGGGCTGTTTTCTGGGAATTATCTGCTGACCGTGAAGGTGATCTGGTTAAAGAAATGGTTAAACATCTAGATCAAAGTAAAGAATGA
- a CDS encoding ABC transporter ATP-binding protein — translation MSTQLIEVSKRFGDYEALKSIHLTFHPCEFIAILGPSGCGKTTLLRMLAGFDSPTTGEIHMNGQRVGTPDYALPPEKRNIGMVFQSFALWPHMKVKEQVEFPLLHHKDVPQELRARKNERVEEVLNMVGLKHLANRMPSELSGGQKQRVSLARAIAPKPSMLLMDEPLSSLDVELRLEMRREIQELHRLTKAGIIYVTHDQGEALAMADRIVVMKDGCVEQIGTPQEIYENPQTIFVSTFVGKANLIAGQWEGNRFRPEATRGEVEWTRPSVPDAFRKQQVYPVRPEQFGMERVGPGIRGTIINLQYQGKEIYYTVDTGSQQVEVHGSIHKPFRMRDEVVLVMQTS, via the coding sequence ATGAGTACACAGTTAATAGAGGTGAGTAAGAGATTTGGAGACTACGAAGCCTTGAAATCTATCCATCTTACGTTTCATCCTTGCGAATTTATCGCCATCCTCGGTCCGTCGGGATGTGGGAAGACGACCTTGCTGCGTATGTTAGCTGGATTTGACTCCCCTACTACAGGTGAAATCCATATGAATGGACAACGGGTAGGAACACCTGATTATGCACTTCCTCCAGAGAAACGCAATATTGGGATGGTATTTCAATCCTTCGCTCTCTGGCCGCATATGAAGGTGAAAGAGCAGGTGGAGTTTCCCTTACTTCACCATAAGGACGTACCCCAAGAGCTAAGAGCCCGTAAGAACGAGAGGGTCGAGGAAGTTCTTAATATGGTCGGATTGAAACACTTAGCGAACCGTATGCCAAGCGAGCTCTCTGGTGGGCAAAAACAAAGGGTATCCCTTGCTAGAGCGATCGCTCCGAAACCTTCTATGCTTCTCATGGATGAACCGTTGAGCAGCTTGGATGTGGAATTGCGTTTAGAGATGAGAAGGGAAATCCAAGAGCTGCACCGATTAACCAAGGCGGGAATCATCTATGTCACCCATGATCAGGGAGAAGCGCTGGCGATGGCTGATCGGATTGTCGTCATGAAGGATGGGTGTGTGGAACAGATCGGTACCCCACAAGAGATCTATGAGAATCCACAAACGATCTTCGTATCGACCTTTGTTGGAAAAGCCAATCTCATTGCAGGTCAATGGGAGGGGAATCGTTTTCGCCCAGAGGCAACGAGGGGAGAGGTAGAGTGGACTCGTCCAAGCGTCCCAGATGCCTTCCGTAAGCAGCAGGTTTATCCCGTTCGTCCTGAACAATTTGGAATGGAGCGGGTGGGGCCAGGAATTCGCGGGACGATCATCAATCTTCAATATCAAGGGAAAGAAATTTACTATACCGTCGATACGGGTTCACAGCAGGTGGAGGTCCATGGATCGATTCATAAGCCGTTTCGGATGAGAGACGAAGTGGTCTTGGTTATGCAAACATCATGA
- a CDS encoding iron ABC transporter permease, producing the protein MFHLLTERVRLGKRVRFSLPSLALEWKKKWGMAAGFLLILIFFILPIMKLLYLSFTSEAGLSMANYTHVLQQAKTWKTIQNTLYIVGGSTLLSVVLGVFTAWLVAYSDIRGKKIITMLIMLSFIIPSYVATLSWTQLMSPNGLLAQGLSSLPGDWKPWNMYSFSGIIFVMGIHHFPLVFMLTVSVLKKIPRDLEWACRMAGAGRATAFRKMTLPLALPGIASGGLLAFLASLDNFGIPAFLGIPADIRVLSTAIYEEIIGFGPSAFARGATLSVLLGVVALIGTGIQWLLLRNSKRLETVQEDDQPRFSLGTFRRITEFSVYGSLLVLIFVPLLSMFLSSFVRAYGLDWNWQNLTWKNYRFILMDSPKVQNALVNSLVLALVTMGVCLIAGTAIAYFRTRKPSFWTKAMELAVGLPYALPGVVFALAMIFTWMEPIPGWNPGLYGTVSILVIAYISRFMILQVRGSITAMMQVDPSMEEAASVCGAQGVVKWYYVLLPLLLPGMLSGAFLVLLTAFTELTVSSLLWSSGSETVGVVIFNFEQAGATTYSTALSSLIVMGIFVGMILIYGLQKQWKRKGVRS; encoded by the coding sequence ATGTTTCACTTGCTAACAGAACGAGTGAGGTTGGGGAAGCGAGTTCGCTTCTCCCTTCCTTCCCTTGCTTTGGAATGGAAAAAGAAGTGGGGAATGGCTGCTGGTTTTCTTCTGATACTCATCTTCTTTATCCTACCGATCATGAAATTGCTGTATCTCAGCTTTACTTCAGAAGCGGGTTTGTCCATGGCCAATTATACACACGTCCTACAACAGGCTAAAACATGGAAAACCATTCAAAATACGCTCTATATCGTGGGTGGATCTACCCTGCTTTCGGTGGTGTTAGGGGTTTTTACGGCTTGGTTAGTGGCCTACAGTGATATTCGTGGGAAAAAAATCATCACGATGCTCATTATGCTTTCTTTCATTATTCCGTCTTATGTAGCGACGTTATCCTGGACTCAATTGATGAGTCCAAACGGGCTCTTAGCCCAAGGATTATCCAGTCTCCCTGGGGATTGGAAGCCTTGGAATATGTATAGTTTCTCCGGCATTATTTTCGTGATGGGCATTCATCATTTTCCTCTTGTGTTTATGCTGACGGTAAGTGTATTGAAGAAGATTCCTAGAGATCTAGAATGGGCCTGCCGGATGGCTGGCGCTGGTCGTGCGACGGCTTTTCGAAAAATGACCTTGCCTCTTGCTCTACCCGGAATTGCAAGTGGAGGCTTACTAGCTTTTCTTGCTAGTTTAGACAATTTTGGTATCCCCGCGTTCTTGGGTATTCCTGCAGATATTCGTGTTCTGAGTACCGCGATATATGAAGAGATTATCGGTTTTGGACCATCGGCTTTTGCAAGGGGAGCTACCTTATCCGTGTTACTAGGGGTTGTAGCACTGATTGGAACAGGAATTCAATGGCTCTTGCTACGTAACAGCAAGCGATTAGAAACCGTTCAAGAGGATGATCAGCCTCGATTCTCACTGGGGACATTTCGCAGGATTACGGAATTTAGTGTTTATGGAAGCTTGCTTGTCCTGATCTTTGTTCCTTTACTCTCCATGTTCTTATCCTCTTTTGTTCGTGCTTATGGATTAGATTGGAACTGGCAGAATCTGACCTGGAAAAACTATCGCTTCATCTTGATGGACAGTCCTAAAGTGCAGAATGCGTTGGTAAACAGTTTGGTTCTTGCTTTGGTCACGATGGGAGTTTGTTTGATAGCAGGAACAGCGATTGCTTACTTTCGTACTCGCAAACCATCGTTCTGGACTAAGGCGATGGAACTCGCAGTAGGTCTTCCTTATGCTCTGCCGGGTGTTGTGTTTGCTTTAGCCATGATCTTTACTTGGATGGAACCCATTCCGGGATGGAATCCAGGGCTTTATGGGACCGTGAGTATCCTTGTGATCGCTTATATTTCTAGGTTTATGATCTTGCAAGTACGGGGAAGCATCACCGCCATGATGCAAGTAGATCCTTCCATGGAAGAAGCGGCAAGCGTGTGTGGAGCCCAGGGTGTAGTGAAGTGGTATTATGTCCTTCTTCCGTTACTGCTTCCTGGGATGTTAAGTGGTGCTTTTCTCGTGTTACTCACTGCCTTCACGGAATTAACCGTATCTTCTCTCTTGTGGTCGAGTGGATCGGAAACAGTTGGCGTAGTGATTTTCAATTTTGAACAGGCAGGGGCTACGACATATTCAACCGCGCTGTCTAGTTTAATTGTGATGGGTATCTTTGTCGGCATGATCCTTATATATGGGTTGCAGAAGCAGTGGAAGAGAAAGGGAGTTCGTTCATGA
- a CDS encoding sugar phosphate isomerase/epimerase: protein MNLYLSSTVLWNYPVDQVISIAEQYGFRGVEVWAEQVRFHQTSAESIITAKEKYHMDLTFHAPSWDLNLCAMNEGVRKQSVHEIEQSMELASRIGARNMTIHPGKRTLTRDWTSWHFDRLIESLAYLAEKAQEFDVVLSVEQMEHEKKEFITTPDMINQLIHQLPSTVQVTFDIAHVPIEADLQGYYEQIERINKIHLSDASSNAYHLPLGNGEVDFEALLNRLEKTDLPVVLEGYDHAMDHQFLQANLSVLQPYLAGRSRVENFSY from the coding sequence ATGAATTTATATTTGTCATCAACTGTACTGTGGAATTATCCAGTGGACCAAGTCATCAGTATCGCTGAGCAGTACGGTTTTAGAGGGGTGGAAGTCTGGGCAGAGCAGGTTCGCTTCCACCAAACATCAGCAGAGAGCATTATAACGGCAAAAGAGAAGTACCATATGGATTTGACGTTTCATGCTCCTAGTTGGGATTTAAACTTATGTGCAATGAATGAAGGGGTTCGCAAGCAGTCTGTTCATGAGATTGAGCAATCAATGGAGCTCGCATCGAGAATTGGGGCGCGCAATATGACGATACATCCGGGGAAGCGCACCTTAACGCGAGATTGGACAAGTTGGCATTTTGATAGATTAATAGAAAGTTTGGCCTATTTGGCAGAAAAGGCTCAAGAGTTTGATGTCGTTCTATCGGTGGAACAGATGGAACATGAGAAAAAGGAATTCATAACGACGCCTGACATGATCAATCAATTAATTCATCAGCTGCCTTCCACCGTCCAAGTGACCTTTGATATTGCCCATGTTCCGATTGAGGCCGATTTGCAAGGGTACTATGAGCAGATCGAGAGAATCAATAAGATTCACTTAAGTGACGCAAGTTCGAACGCTTACCATCTCCCGCTTGGGAATGGAGAGGTTGATTTCGAGGCATTACTGAACAGGCTTGAGAAGACAGACCTTCCTGTTGTTTTAGAAGGGTATGATCATGCGATGGATCATCAGTTTTTACAAGCGAACTTGTCTGTTCTGCAACCTTATTTAGCGGGGAGGTCCCGTGTTGAAAATTTTAGTTACTAA
- a CDS encoding ABC transporter substrate-binding protein has translation MLTGCGNQAQETSAAKEGVAGKLSFYTSQPDEDAAALVQGYNAKYPNVKVEIFRSGTEEVMSKIQAEKQAGGVQADVLLVADAVTFESLKQQNMLLPYRSPEADKIPAGLVDADGAYSGTKVMATALVVNSKVGRLPDTWNVLSDPATKGQSMMPSPLYSGAAAYNLGVFTRMDEFGWDYYKALKANEVAVTKGNGAVLKAVAGGEKNYGMVVDFIVARAKAEGSPVELVYPKEGVPVITEPIGILSETKNEAAAKAFVDYVLSEEGQELAAKLGYTPIREGVKAPEGLKSINEIKVLEGNIAELYQSRDADKQEFTKVFEQ, from the coding sequence ATGCTTACAGGATGTGGGAATCAGGCTCAAGAGACAAGTGCAGCAAAAGAAGGAGTAGCAGGAAAACTCTCCTTCTATACCTCTCAACCGGATGAAGATGCAGCGGCGCTAGTTCAAGGATATAACGCAAAATATCCGAATGTAAAAGTAGAGATCTTCCGTTCGGGAACAGAGGAAGTAATGAGTAAGATTCAAGCTGAAAAACAAGCGGGTGGGGTTCAAGCGGACGTCCTGCTCGTGGCAGATGCTGTTACGTTCGAAAGCTTAAAGCAGCAGAATATGTTGTTGCCTTACCGTTCACCGGAGGCCGACAAGATCCCTGCTGGCTTAGTGGATGCGGATGGGGCTTACAGTGGAACGAAAGTGATGGCAACCGCCCTGGTTGTGAACAGCAAGGTAGGAAGGCTTCCTGATACTTGGAACGTGTTAAGCGATCCAGCGACAAAAGGTCAAAGTATGATGCCAAGCCCTCTTTATTCCGGTGCAGCAGCTTACAATTTAGGGGTCTTTACTAGAATGGATGAATTCGGTTGGGACTACTATAAAGCCTTGAAAGCAAATGAAGTGGCTGTAACGAAAGGAAATGGAGCAGTTCTTAAAGCTGTAGCAGGGGGAGAGAAAAACTACGGAATGGTGGTAGACTTCATCGTAGCTAGAGCGAAGGCAGAGGGTTCCCCAGTAGAATTGGTCTATCCGAAGGAAGGGGTACCTGTGATCACGGAACCGATTGGGATCTTAAGCGAAACAAAGAATGAAGCGGCTGCGAAAGCTTTCGTCGATTACGTATTATCTGAAGAAGGACAAGAGCTGGCTGCCAAGTTGGGGTATACTCCCATTCGTGAAGGGGTTAAGGCGCCAGAAGGCTTAAAGAGTATCAATGAAATCAAGGTGCTAGAAGGCAACATTGCCGAGTTATATCAAAGCAGAGATGCAGATAAACAGGAATTTACCAAAGTTTTTGAACAGTAG
- a CDS encoding M14 family zinc carboxypeptidase — MRKKLLALSLASTLALGGLVSTALPAGAVGNGPNYNGNESIQTSILHTYDSMVDYLKKQEAKQDHMELEVIGQTVKGRDIYVAKFIKDENNPTILFLTQQHGNEQLTTEGALEFIKHLGTAKTKEVLDNVNVIVVPMLNADGAMGDVNFSLDDYVADGGRHLTRANANNFDLNREHDKEPVNMQPEAKALHENVLEKYKIDYLIDLHHQGTRSGIDGKLVSGSILYPTNGDVDPGVVENSKKLGAVVYNAISDKGWGLIGKYNGGTGLNIGRNGIAEKYDISTLLFEMRGMSDHYYESYVLGQKSNGYLIQQTIVTLDAAVRSIADGSINDMDTSFWDTLPFQKNLPGEEGEEGEDDNE, encoded by the coding sequence ATGAGAAAGAAGTTATTAGCTTTATCTCTAGCAAGTACCCTAGCACTAGGAGGTTTGGTTAGTACAGCTCTGCCTGCGGGTGCTGTAGGAAACGGACCAAACTATAATGGGAACGAGTCAATTCAAACAAGTATCCTTCACACCTATGATTCCATGGTAGATTATTTGAAAAAGCAAGAAGCCAAGCAAGATCATATGGAGCTTGAGGTTATTGGACAAACGGTTAAAGGTAGAGATATTTACGTTGCCAAGTTTATAAAGGATGAGAATAATCCTACGATTTTATTCTTGACTCAACAACATGGGAATGAGCAGTTAACTACTGAAGGCGCCCTTGAATTCATTAAGCATCTAGGAACAGCTAAGACTAAGGAAGTATTAGACAATGTAAATGTTATCGTCGTTCCGATGTTGAATGCGGATGGAGCGATGGGCGATGTAAACTTCTCTTTAGATGATTATGTGGCCGATGGCGGGCGTCACCTCACGCGTGCCAATGCTAATAATTTTGACTTGAATCGTGAGCATGATAAGGAACCTGTCAACATGCAACCGGAAGCCAAGGCTTTACACGAAAATGTGCTTGAAAAGTATAAGATTGATTACTTAATCGACCTTCATCATCAAGGTACTAGAAGCGGCATAGATGGGAAGTTAGTTTCTGGATCTATTCTATACCCTACAAACGGTGATGTTGATCCCGGAGTCGTAGAGAACTCCAAAAAGCTAGGAGCCGTTGTCTACAATGCCATTAGTGATAAAGGCTGGGGACTGATTGGGAAATACAATGGGGGAACGGGGTTAAATATCGGCCGTAATGGCATTGCTGAGAAATACGATATCTCTACCCTTCTCTTCGAAATGAGAGGAATGTCGGATCACTACTATGAGTCCTATGTGCTCGGCCAGAAGAGTAATGGGTATTTGATTCAGCAAACGATTGTAACGCTTGATGCAGCCGTAAGATCTATTGCAGACGGATCGATTAATGATATGGATACAAGCTTTTGGGATACTCTTCCGTTCCAAAAAAACCTTCCAGGTGAAGAGGGCGAAGAAGGGGAAGACGATAACGAGTAA
- the surE gene encoding 5'/3'-nucleotidase SurE, protein MKILVTNDDGIFAPGVEAMVEVLQHFGEVYVVCPDQERSAISHSITLRQPLKATPVDLFGSNVSAWAVNGTPVDCTKLGLEVLVKDADIVFSGINIGPNLGRDVFYSGTMAAASEAALYQKAAAAISLDAFHSTKINFGAVKSLFYEVAENILSNKIPKGVFLNVNLPHLSKELCKGVRMVSLDMDVSRYRFVGLNDPHGQVYHWLRDELPQLGGFQEDGDYQKLKEGYITIAPIELKWANSKKQQQIERWFRYSSLHYSKEELSNA, encoded by the coding sequence TTGAAAATTTTAGTTACTAATGATGATGGCATCTTTGCTCCTGGGGTAGAAGCGATGGTGGAGGTCCTCCAGCATTTTGGCGAAGTCTATGTGGTTTGTCCAGACCAGGAACGAAGTGCCATTAGCCATTCTATTACCTTGAGACAGCCTCTTAAGGCTACGCCTGTAGACTTGTTCGGGTCGAATGTATCCGCATGGGCAGTGAATGGGACGCCAGTCGATTGTACAAAATTAGGCCTTGAGGTGTTGGTAAAAGATGCAGACATCGTTTTCTCAGGGATTAACATCGGTCCTAACCTAGGCAGAGATGTTTTCTACTCGGGAACGATGGCGGCTGCTTCAGAAGCAGCGCTTTATCAAAAAGCAGCAGCAGCGATATCTTTAGACGCTTTTCATTCTACGAAAATTAACTTCGGCGCTGTTAAATCCTTATTCTATGAAGTGGCGGAGAACATTCTGTCTAACAAAATACCTAAGGGTGTATTCTTGAATGTGAATCTGCCTCATCTGTCCAAGGAGCTTTGCAAAGGGGTTCGGATGGTTTCCTTAGATATGGACGTGTCGCGATATCGGTTTGTGGGGCTTAATGATCCTCATGGTCAAGTGTACCATTGGTTAAGGGATGAGCTGCCGCAGTTAGGCGGTTTTCAAGAAGACGGAGATTATCAAAAGTTAAAAGAAGGCTATATTACCATTGCACCAATTGAGTTGAAGTGGGCAAACAGCAAGAAACAGCAACAAATTGAACGTTGGTTTCGCTATTCATCCCTACATTATTCCAAGGAGGAATTATCTAATGCGTAA
- the dacB gene encoding D-alanyl-D-alanine carboxypeptidase/D-alanyl-D-alanine-endopeptidase — MRRHFVLFPFILALMVLIQAAVPGMALAERSNWQGLPAQLEKLVYDLEKVESSKGIHIGLSVYNQTTQEYVYQYNQDVPYVPASNMKVWVSAAALDQLGVDYTYKTDIYTNGRITDEGVLKGDVILKGYGDPSFTSDDMQKLVDKLADQGIEEIHGNIVMDESYFDSVRLGAAWMWDDEAYDYSAQHSAVTLNRNVINYRVTADQPVGEKPTVAMTPKNDYMNIQNDVVITDATTRSITAERPLAQNTIVFKGAMGNRSTEYVVNRTMEDPALFAGNVLKHQLLGKGITLHPKTEVVKGTVDQKNSRLVETHRSAPLDELTANLNKNSDNLYAELFLKTLGAEIQKEGSTEAGLKVVSEFMSKAGVNTDFRQADGSGLSRFNLITTSQMVTLLDYASKQSWGTVLKESFPIAGVDGTLASRMKDTPAQGNANAKTGSFTGVNGLSGYVTAANGDQLIFSILLNGIHTSTNATTFQNNVVVTLASEPGTPAPIEWVSEAYALDDVLNSLLQDASVKGVTTGIIVKSLDQDQVLFAKHADKLMTPASNVKILTSSTALRKLGADYRFKTEVYTTAPINSGGVLEGDIVIKGYGDPSLHTEDSLKVQDGVSIESIVEALKAKGIKRINGNILMDDTYFDNKRYPDGWTWDNESYDYNPQISALGLNRGTVRLDYKPAKKAGQAVELTLTPATQYVQVLNEAKTVAANEKNTFKVEKVRGQNVIKVSGNLPVSADVDYNRVPVHEPALYTGTVLAEKLLAAGIKLHPKYQVELAATPADALKLEEFHSTSLKEIVTYLNKVSDNYYAEMITKTLGAELKGAGTIAKGIEVVTDTLKEDGLNTNYLLRDGSGLTRYDIISPRQVHSVLEVLAQDEVFRSTLPIAGMDGTLKSRLIGTPAEGKVIAKTGSLRGVRSLSGYVTTEQGERLAFSIIMNGYAENDKAMTDLQDAIMLTLVSYQSQGLEVEMGEELEAA; from the coding sequence ATGAGAAGACATTTCGTTCTCTTCCCGTTTATTCTTGCGCTTATGGTGCTCATCCAGGCTGCTGTCCCTGGAATGGCATTGGCGGAGAGAAGCAATTGGCAGGGCCTTCCGGCCCAGTTAGAGAAGTTGGTTTATGATTTGGAGAAGGTTGAGAGCAGTAAAGGAATACATATTGGCTTGTCGGTTTATAATCAAACCACTCAGGAGTATGTTTATCAATATAATCAGGATGTGCCTTATGTGCCAGCCTCGAACATGAAGGTGTGGGTATCTGCGGCAGCTCTTGATCAATTAGGTGTAGATTATACGTATAAAACGGACATCTACACAAACGGTCGAATTACAGATGAGGGTGTATTGAAAGGGGACGTCATCCTTAAAGGGTACGGGGATCCATCCTTTACATCGGATGATATGCAGAAGCTAGTGGACAAGCTAGCCGATCAAGGGATCGAGGAGATCCATGGGAATATTGTAATGGATGAATCCTACTTTGATTCAGTTCGACTTGGCGCGGCATGGATGTGGGATGATGAAGCCTACGATTACAGTGCCCAGCATAGTGCGGTCACGTTAAACCGCAATGTTATCAATTACAGGGTAACGGCTGACCAGCCAGTTGGAGAGAAGCCAACCGTTGCGATGACACCGAAGAATGACTATATGAACATCCAGAATGATGTTGTGATCACGGATGCAACCACACGAAGTATAACCGCAGAGCGTCCTCTTGCCCAGAATACGATTGTATTCAAAGGGGCGATGGGAAATAGATCAACGGAATATGTTGTTAATCGAACGATGGAGGATCCTGCCTTATTCGCAGGAAATGTACTTAAGCATCAATTGTTGGGCAAAGGGATCACTCTTCATCCTAAAACGGAAGTGGTGAAAGGGACAGTAGATCAAAAGAATAGCAGGCTTGTTGAGACACATAGGTCTGCACCATTAGATGAGCTCACAGCCAATTTAAATAAGAATAGTGATAATCTATATGCAGAATTATTTCTTAAGACTTTAGGGGCAGAGATTCAAAAAGAAGGTAGTACCGAAGCAGGATTAAAGGTAGTATCTGAGTTCATGAGTAAGGCAGGGGTTAACACGGATTTCCGTCAGGCAGACGGTTCAGGTCTTTCCCGCTTTAACCTAATTACGACTAGTCAAATGGTGACACTCCTTGACTATGCCAGCAAGCAAAGCTGGGGTACCGTTTTGAAAGAATCCTTCCCGATTGCTGGAGTCGACGGTACTTTAGCTTCTCGAATGAAGGACACTCCAGCTCAAGGCAATGCTAATGCTAAGACGGGTTCATTTACCGGGGTAAATGGTTTGTCTGGTTATGTCACAGCGGCTAATGGGGATCAATTGATCTTTTCCATTTTATTAAATGGGATTCACACTTCTACCAATGCAACAACATTCCAGAACAATGTCGTCGTGACGTTGGCATCAGAACCAGGAACTCCTGCTCCTATCGAGTGGGTATCGGAAGCTTATGCGCTTGATGATGTCTTGAACTCTTTATTGCAGGACGCTAGTGTTAAAGGGGTAACAACGGGAATCATCGTAAAGTCATTGGATCAAGATCAAGTATTGTTTGCCAAACATGCCGATAAGCTTATGACGCCAGCCTCCAATGTTAAGATTTTAACGAGCAGCACGGCGCTTCGTAAACTTGGAGCAGATTATCGATTTAAGACAGAAGTCTATACAACGGCACCGATTAATTCAGGTGGTGTGTTGGAAGGAGACATTGTGATTAAGGGATATGGAGACCCGTCCCTGCATACCGAAGACAGCTTGAAAGTACAAGACGGCGTTTCCATTGAATCCATCGTGGAGGCCCTGAAGGCTAAAGGAATTAAGCGGATAAACGGAAATATCTTAATGGATGACACCTATTTTGATAATAAGCGTTACCCAGATGGTTGGACTTGGGATAATGAAAGTTATGATTACAATCCCCAAATTAGTGCTCTTGGGCTAAACCGTGGAACGGTTCGTTTAGATTACAAGCCTGCAAAGAAGGCAGGACAAGCGGTTGAATTAACGCTGACTCCTGCAACCCAATATGTTCAAGTTCTAAATGAGGCCAAAACGGTGGCTGCGAATGAGAAGAATACCTTTAAGGTTGAAAAGGTTCGTGGTCAAAATGTAATCAAGGTGAGTGGAAATCTTCCTGTTTCTGCGGATGTTGATTACAATCGCGTTCCCGTCCATGAGCCAGCCCTTTATACGGGGACCGTGTTGGCTGAGAAGCTGTTAGCAGCAGGAATAAAACTACATCCGAAGTATCAAGTTGAGCTGGCAGCTACTCCAGCAGATGCCTTGAAACTAGAGGAATTCCATTCTACTTCTTTGAAGGAGATTGTGACGTATCTTAATAAAGTCAGTGATAATTATTATGCAGAAATGATCACGAAGACATTAGGTGCAGAGTTAAAAGGAGCAGGAACGATAGCGAAAGGAATTGAAGTCGTCACCGACACTCTAAAAGAGGATGGACTCAATACAAACTATTTGTTAAGAGATGGCTCTGGGCTTACACGTTATGATATCATTTCACCACGACAAGTTCATAGTGTGCTCGAAGTTCTTGCTCAGGATGAGGTGTTCCGTTCTACCCTTCCTATTGCAGGGATGGACGGCACGTTAAAAAGTCGATTAATCGGAACGCCGGCGGAAGGAAAGGTGATAGCCAAAACCGGTTCCCTACGTGGAGTTCGTTCCCTGTCTGGTTACGTAACAACGGAGCAAGGGGAGAGGCTAGCTTTCTCCATCATCATGAATGGTTATGCAGAAAATGATAAGGCGATGACCGATCTTCAAGATGCGATTATGCTTACTTTAGTTTCTTACCAGTCTCAAGGGCTAGAAGTTGAAATGGGGGAAGAGCTAGAAGCGGCGTAA